In Cydia pomonella isolate Wapato2018A chromosome 12, ilCydPomo1, whole genome shotgun sequence, the sequence AATCGCCAACAAATAGGTTATCGTAGAGATTTGATAATGAAAATCGACGAAACATTGGTAGAAGAAACTAGAGAGCACGATAAGAttgtagaaaatttaaaaagccACATAAAAAACTTTCAAAAGTTTCTTACCGAAGATTATAAGAAGGCGTGTGCTAAAATTTCAGCAGCAGAAATTGCCTACAATGCCCTCGTTGCGAAGAATAATCAGTTTCTTGTGTTAGTTTCATCAATAACAAAGTTAAATAACATTCTGTTCAAATTGGACGCGATTAGatcagttttaaaaatatatcgcagctttttaatttatgtgGCTCCACTTGAATGGAGAAAAGAGTATGACGAAAATCTACGACTGATGGCAAATAGGAATAAGTCAATTTTATTCGTGACCGATACATTTAAAACAGACGATGAGATAGCAGAAACTGCGGATATAGACAAGATGGTGGAACAGGCTAAGGTAGAGCTGAGTAGTCCTCTAGCCCCACATTTGTACTTTGTGAAGCCTGAACAGATGATGCACTTGTTTCACACAATGGAATTACAAAGTAGAGAATATTTACTCCAATTGGCTAAAACCGGTGATCCTTTTAAGCTTCTAATGCGCTCTATTAAGACACTTAAGAAAGTTACGAAAGTAGAGCTCGAATACTTTCAATATTACATTGATAGTATAAATAGTCAAATTACGAGGGAAAAGCTGAACGAAATACATCTCCAAGAAAAGTTTTACCGTATTTTGAATGAACCTTTTTATCACTCTGTCGCTAGTCCCGATacattaaagttaaaaatttgCATAGAATTCGTATACCAAGAGGTTTTTGGCAATAGTGATGAAGACCATGAAAATCTAAAAGATCCTATGAAAATCATGGAAGTAATGTATGAGGATTATAATCTGAAACTTGATTCCCTGGACTTCAAAATAGTGAACCAAGCTCGAAATGACTGCTTTGCTCAGGACTTGACTATGATGAGAAATGCATACAAAGCAGAAAGAGAGCTGAGAGCATTCAGAGAAATGACAAATGCTATGCATAAGGCGTTTTTGCCTCCTATAACATATAAAAGACCTGAGTTTAAAAAGTTTGTTGACAAAAAAACGAGAAAAGCCCAAGCACTGGCTGAAAAAAGAAAAGCAGCCGCATTAATGGGGGAAAAGCGAGTCGCTCATACGTTTAAAAGAATAAC encodes:
- the LOC133523649 gene encoding uncharacterized protein LOC133523649, producing the protein MSTKNCLKKERKPLVPLKTLDVVFRRRYVKNTQYYFTNRKHALKEEHGKASQPFRVPRTEKLLSYIKYSDRIEKNIFRKRLSQPLHLKDNVKIAATRDISRRLFIEEPPDDVRAVVEIHPEFYTVIEGRPLRSFDDIKVYVQNIQNYAMNRQQIGYRRDLIMKIDETLVEETREHDKIVENLKSHIKNFQKFLTEDYKKACAKISAAEIAYNALVAKNNQFLVLVSSITKLNNILFKLDAIRSVLKIYRSFLIYVAPLEWRKEYDENLRLMANRNKSILFVTDTFKTDDEIAETADIDKMVEQAKVELSSPLAPHLYFVKPEQMMHLFHTMELQSREYLLQLAKTGDPFKLLMRSIKTLKKVTKVELEYFQYYIDSINSQITREKLNEIHLQEKFYRILNEPFYHSVASPDTLKLKICIEFVYQEVFGNSDEDHENLKDPMKIMEVMYEDYNLKLDSLDFKIVNQARNDCFAQDLTMMRNAYKAERELRAFREMTNAMHKAFLPPITYKRPEFKKFVDKKTRKAQALAEKRKAAALMGEKRVAHTFKRITDEEREGLLLFTEWCEGTDPVPYLKTYYQYSKPALEWMPRHSLSEI